In the Flagellimonas sp. HMM57 genome, one interval contains:
- a CDS encoding RraA family protein, whose product MNETKSIWNNDKELFQIAKEELFVALVGDVLDTLGYQQQFLPPNIKPINDDFVVIGRAMTVLEADTFEESATITKNPLMKKPFGLMFEALDDLKENEVYICTGASPRYALWGGLMSTRAMKLKAAGAILDGWSRDTNEVLKLNFPTFSFGGYAQDQGPRGKVIDYRVPIEIGGIRINDGDIVYGDRDGVLVVPKEVEDKAFMGAIEKARGEQLVKKALEEGMSTVEAFDKFGIM is encoded by the coding sequence ATGAACGAGACTAAATCCATTTGGAACAATGATAAAGAACTTTTCCAAATAGCCAAAGAAGAACTGTTTGTTGCTCTTGTGGGAGACGTACTGGATACATTAGGATATCAGCAACAGTTTCTTCCACCAAATATTAAACCGATAAATGATGACTTTGTGGTAATAGGCCGCGCAATGACTGTACTTGAAGCGGATACATTCGAAGAAAGTGCAACCATTACAAAGAACCCATTGATGAAAAAGCCATTTGGCCTCATGTTCGAAGCACTGGACGACCTTAAGGAAAATGAAGTATATATCTGCACGGGAGCATCGCCCAGATATGCTTTGTGGGGTGGTCTAATGAGTACCCGCGCAATGAAGTTGAAAGCGGCAGGTGCCATATTGGATGGTTGGTCCCGAGATACCAATGAAGTGTTAAAGCTTAATTTTCCCACATTTTCCTTTGGAGGCTATGCCCAAGATCAAGGGCCTAGGGGTAAAGTGATCGACTATCGTGTTCCCATTGAAATTGGGGGAATTAGAATAAACGATGGGGATATTGTGTACGGTGATCGAGATGGTGTTCTGGTGGTGCCCAAAGAGGTAGAGGATAAAGCTTTTATGGGAGCCATTGAGAAGGCACGTGGCGAACAGTTGGTCAAGAAAGCTTTGGAAGAAGGTATGAGTACAGTTGAAGCCTTTGATAAATTCGGAATAATGTAA
- a CDS encoding sugar porter family MFS transporter: protein MTTRKSNYLLGISFVSTIGGFLFGYDTAIISGCNAFLEQHFQLSAVELGWVVSSALLGTILGCVIAGTVTDVLGRKKALILAAICLALSAFGSMLPPQFLGDTNNPFWITSDLDTAFNFLIIVRIIGGIGVGITSVVAPIYISELSPSENRGKMVSLYQLSITLGILLAFLIDWAVLNNAGDAAGVISNDASGFFEWLFVNELWRGMFGTEVPIALLFLGLLFLVPETPRWLISKGRNQEAEQIMIKINGLENAKAQIQEIKSLESQEVGGLKELLRPYLRMPLVIGVLLPMFSHLSGIAAIMYFAPNIINESIQSVESSFLGAVLVGVINSAFTFVAILNIEKFGRRKLLLIGVTGAFISLAGVGLLFAIGSKYVIIPLLLYVASFAFSFGPIVWVIISEIFPTRIRGLAVGIGSFSLMVTGFVITLTNPILIEKIMPSGTFFLYAAFTLPAIWFIWKFVPETKGKTLEEIEKHWRDGKNR, encoded by the coding sequence ATGACAACTAGAAAATCAAATTATTTATTGGGGATAAGCTTTGTTTCTACCATTGGAGGATTCTTGTTTGGTTATGATACTGCCATCATATCTGGATGTAATGCTTTTCTAGAACAACATTTTCAGCTGTCAGCTGTTGAACTTGGTTGGGTAGTATCCTCTGCATTATTGGGTACTATTTTAGGGTGTGTCATAGCAGGAACGGTAACCGATGTTCTGGGAAGAAAAAAAGCATTGATTTTAGCAGCTATATGCCTTGCCCTATCTGCATTTGGGTCTATGCTGCCTCCTCAATTTCTTGGAGATACAAATAATCCCTTTTGGATTACTTCTGACCTCGATACCGCATTTAACTTTTTGATCATAGTACGCATTATAGGGGGTATAGGTGTTGGAATAACTTCGGTGGTTGCGCCGATTTATATTTCTGAACTTTCGCCTTCTGAAAATCGGGGTAAAATGGTGTCTTTATACCAGCTTTCAATAACCTTGGGAATTTTATTGGCCTTTTTAATTGATTGGGCGGTTCTTAACAATGCCGGAGACGCCGCAGGAGTCATTTCCAATGACGCTTCTGGCTTTTTTGAATGGTTGTTCGTTAATGAGCTTTGGCGGGGAATGTTTGGTACAGAAGTGCCCATAGCATTACTCTTTTTAGGGTTGCTCTTTTTGGTGCCGGAAACCCCACGTTGGTTAATCAGTAAAGGTCGCAACCAAGAGGCAGAGCAGATAATGATCAAGATTAACGGACTCGAAAACGCAAAAGCACAAATTCAGGAAATCAAAAGCTTGGAAAGTCAAGAAGTTGGTGGTCTCAAAGAATTGCTACGGCCCTATTTGCGAATGCCTTTGGTCATAGGTGTTTTGTTGCCTATGTTTTCGCACCTCAGTGGCATTGCGGCTATCATGTACTTTGCACCAAATATCATAAACGAATCCATTCAAAGTGTTGAAAGTTCGTTTCTAGGTGCCGTTCTTGTGGGTGTCATCAATTCAGCTTTTACTTTTGTTGCCATTTTGAATATCGAAAAATTTGGAAGAAGAAAATTGCTTTTGATCGGGGTTACAGGAGCCTTTATTTCTTTGGCAGGAGTTGGCCTTCTTTTTGCCATTGGGTCAAAATACGTCATCATTCCACTACTGCTCTATGTAGCCAGTTTTGCTTTTTCATTTGGGCCGATTGTCTGGGTAATCATCAGTGAAATTTTTCCAACACGTATCCGAGGATTAGCGGTAGGTATTGGTAGTTTTTCCCTTATGGTGACTGGTTTTGTGATAACACTGACAAATCCCATATTGATTGAAAAAATTATGCCTTCCGGTACGTTCTTTCTCTATGCGGCATTTACACTTCCCGCAATTTGGTTCATCTGGAAATTTGTGCCTGAAACAAAAGGCAAAACACTAGAAGAAATTGAAAAACATTGGCGTGACGGTAAAAACAGATAA
- a CDS encoding SDR family NAD(P)-dependent oxidoreductase — protein sequence MNKIDLKGRKALVTGGSQGIGAEICRHLAKCGADVYINYNQNKDKAETVAKEIREAFGSTVAVGGADVTKADEVKEMFLRMDEEIGTIDILVNNAGCETVNHILDMEEAEWENVINVNLKGPFLCSKEAAARMESNGGGVIINISSIHDTVPRKGLIHYCSAKAGLKMFSKCLSLELADNNVRVVSIAPGAIETNMNRKEIENFGKEKFEKWIPQGRIGNVADVANTVAFMASDLADYINGADIYIDGAYMNHTIQYDPRPKRKN from the coding sequence ATGAACAAGATTGATTTGAAAGGAAGAAAGGCTTTGGTTACGGGAGGCAGTCAAGGCATTGGTGCGGAAATTTGCAGACACTTGGCAAAATGTGGAGCGGATGTTTATATCAATTACAATCAAAACAAGGACAAGGCAGAAACAGTGGCGAAAGAAATACGTGAAGCCTTTGGTTCAACAGTAGCAGTAGGCGGTGCAGATGTAACCAAGGCTGATGAAGTAAAAGAAATGTTTCTTAGAATGGATGAAGAAATCGGGACTATCGATATTCTTGTAAATAATGCAGGTTGCGAGACGGTAAATCATATTTTGGACATGGAGGAAGCAGAATGGGAAAATGTGATTAACGTAAATCTAAAGGGACCTTTTTTATGTTCTAAAGAAGCAGCTGCACGTATGGAGAGTAACGGAGGAGGCGTTATCATCAATATTTCATCAATTCATGACACTGTACCGCGTAAAGGATTAATTCATTATTGTTCGGCAAAAGCCGGATTGAAAATGTTCTCAAAGTGTTTGTCCCTTGAACTTGCAGACAACAATGTTAGAGTAGTTTCCATCGCTCCTGGAGCTATAGAAACCAATATGAATCGTAAAGAAATCGAAAACTTTGGTAAGGAAAAGTTTGAAAAATGGATTCCCCAAGGTAGAATTGGCAATGTTGCCGACGTAGCCAATACAGTTGCTTTTATGGCCAGTGATTTAGCAGACTATATTAACGGTGCGGATATTTATATTGATGGTGCATATATGAATCATACAATACAATATGACCCCAGACCAAAAAGAAAAAACTAA